One part of the Larus michahellis chromosome 22, bLarMic1.1, whole genome shotgun sequence genome encodes these proteins:
- the LARP4 gene encoding la-related protein 4 isoform X2, translating into MLLFVEQVTSKGAGLNPNAKVWQEVPQGSGEAVPPTNGAEHSWQETAAAQGTHTEGNLEISEESCKQYEVMYSPSCEATSNGTGVDEASANGIVLATEDLGYQIYEVSGEGGSTVSTEDIRECLKKQLEFCFSRENLSKDLYLMSQMDSDQFVPIWTIANMEGIKKLTTDMDLILEVLRSSPMVQVDERGEKVRPNHKRCIIILREIPETTPIEEVKALFKNENCPKVISCEFAHNNNWYVTFQSDTDAQQAFKYLREEVKTFQGKPVMARIKAINTFFAKNGYRVVDSSVYTQPVQTQAQFASPLFMQPVYSPQQYSIYSIVPQTWSPNPAPYFETPLAPFPNGGFVNGFNTPGSYKTNAASLSIGRPFHRNRVKPHFRSSASAEHAGEGPAAVSPMPMGDAPVNRTNSRNFVMERHNSTLPGHQEQGYSQKDSPTAQMEQNGDYGIGRGRRNVFRGRRRREDDRVSRPQPSAETKTQTPKFDLLASNFPPLPGSTAKIPGEPVLESRMADIVKGVCKEKESKDLLPSSPAPAQEEQTHSTVQQPVTSVSSPSQTEAVVLSTVQPDSKPEEVSAQKDVTSHVSPPVSVSPVSAAKPPRTNTTSPSTSASAAPASALQEPRKLSYAEVCQKPPKEPPPVPVQPLREHRANVPPAKNEENGTPEKAPEKAHDKVEGRMKDYSGFRGNGPPRGAAGKIREQRRQFGRRSSPQGAPRRIGKEQYVPPRSPK; encoded by the exons ATGCTGCTGTTCGTGGAG CAGGTAACATCGAAAGGTGCTGGCTTGAACCCTAATGCAAAAGTGTGGCAAGAAGTACCCCAGGGGAGTGGTGAGGCTGTGCCGCCAACAAATGGCGCAGAGCACTCATGGCAAGAAACGGCGGCTGCACAAGGGACTCACACGGAGG GTAACCTAGAGATTTCAGAGGAGAGCTGCAAGCAGTATGAAGTGATGTATTCCCCGTCCTGTGAAGCCACAAGCAATGGCACAGGAGTTGATGAAGCATCTGCAAATGGAATTGTCCTCGCGACTGAAGATCTTGGATACCAAATCTATGAAGTGTCTG GTGAAGGCGGCTCCACTGTGTCCACAGAAGACATCAGAGAATGTTTGAAAAAACAACTTGAATTCTGCTTCTCACG TGAGAATCTTTCGAAGGATCTTTACTTGATGTCTCAAATGGATAGTGATCAGTTTGTTCCAATATGGACAATTGCCAACATGGAAGGTATTAAGAAGCTGACGACTGATATGGACCTTATCCTTGAAGTTTTGAGAT CTTCTCCTATGGTACAAGTGGATGAGAGAGGGGAGAAAGTAAGACCAAACCACAAGCGATGTATTATCATTCTCCGTGAGATCCCTGAAACCACACCTATAGag GAGGTTAAGGccctctttaaaaatgaaaactgccCCAAAGTGATAAGCTGTGAGTTCGCTCACAACAACAACTGGTACGTTACATTCCAGTCGGATACGGATGCGCAGCAG GCATTTAAATACTTAAGGGAAGAAGTGAAAACCTTTCAGGGCAAGCCAGTAATG GCAAGGATAAAAGCCATCAACACATTTTTTGCTAAGAATGGTTACCGGGTAGTGGATTCCAGTGTCTATACTCAGCCGGTTCAAACACAAGCACAGTTTGCCTCACCACTCTTTATGCAGCCTGTATATAGTCCTCAGCAGTACTCTATTTACAGCATCGTGCCTCAGACGTGGTCTCCAAATCCTGCACCTTACTTTGAAACACCGCTG GCCCCCTTTCCTAACGGTGGGTTTGTGAATGGCTTTAATACACCAGGATCATATAAAACAAATGCTGCTTCTTTGAGTATAGGTCGCCCATTCCATAGAAACCG CGTGAAGCCACACTTCCGATCGTCTGCCAGCGCGGAACACGCTGGGGAGGGTCCAGCTGCCGTCAGTCCCATGCCGATGGGGGACGCACCAGTGAACAGAACCAACTCAAGGAATTTTGTTATGGAGCGACATAACAGTACGTTACCTGGGCACCAAGAGCAAGGTTACTCCCAGAAGGATTCTCCCACCGCACAGATGGAGCAGAATGGCGATTATGGCATTGGCAGGGGCAG gAGGAACGTTTTTAGAGGTCGGAGGAGACGAGAAGATGACCGGGTTTCA AGACCTCAGCCTTCAGCAGAAACAAAGACTCAGACACCAAAGTTTGACTTGCTAGCATCAAATTTCCCACCTTTGCCTGGCAGCACAGCAAAAATACCgggagagcctgtgctggagagcAGGATGGCCGATATCGTTAAAGGAGTCTGCAAAGAAAAG gAGAGCAAAGATTTGCTGCCCAGCTCTCCGGCTCCTGCTCAGGAAGAACAGACGCACAGCACTGTCCAACAGCCTGTGACGAGCGTGAGTTCACCAAGTCAGACTGAAGCTGTGGTGTTAAG CACAGTTCAGCCCGACAGCAAACCAGAAGAAGTGTCTGCTCAGAAAGACGTTACAAGCCACGTTTCCCCACCGGTGTCCGTCTCTCCTGTCAGTGCTGCAAAGCCACCAAGGACAAATACCACTTCCCCTTCCACTAGTGCGAGCGCGGCTCCTGCTTCGGCGCTGCAG GAGCCACGCAAGCTAAGTTACGCTGAAGTTTGCCAGAAGCCCCCAAAGGAGCCTCCTCCAGTTCCTGTTCAGCCTCTTAGGGAACATCGCGCCAATGTTCCCCCTGCCAAAAATGAAGAAAACGGCACACCTGAGAAGGCTCCGGAGAAGGCTCATGACAAGGTTGAAGGTCGAATGAAGGATTATTCTGGGTTCCGAGGCAACGGGCCTcccaggggagctgctgggaaaATCAGGGAACAGAGGCGCCAGTTTGGACGCAGATCATCGCCTCAGGGAGCACCTCGACGTATCGGCAAGGAGCAGTACGTGCCACCCCGGTCACCAAAGTAA
- the LARP4 gene encoding la-related protein 4 isoform X1, producing MLSDVNKERLKATLLMEQVTSKGAGLNPNAKVWQEVPQGSGEAVPPTNGAEHSWQETAAAQGTHTEGNLEISEESCKQYEVMYSPSCEATSNGTGVDEASANGIVLATEDLGYQIYEVSGEGGSTVSTEDIRECLKKQLEFCFSRENLSKDLYLMSQMDSDQFVPIWTIANMEGIKKLTTDMDLILEVLRSSPMVQVDERGEKVRPNHKRCIIILREIPETTPIEEVKALFKNENCPKVISCEFAHNNNWYVTFQSDTDAQQAFKYLREEVKTFQGKPVMARIKAINTFFAKNGYRVVDSSVYTQPVQTQAQFASPLFMQPVYSPQQYSIYSIVPQTWSPNPAPYFETPLAPFPNGGFVNGFNTPGSYKTNAASLSIGRPFHRNRVKPHFRSSASAEHAGEGPAAVSPMPMGDAPVNRTNSRNFVMERHNSTLPGHQEQGYSQKDSPTAQMEQNGDYGIGRGRRNVFRGRRRREDDRVSRPQPSAETKTQTPKFDLLASNFPPLPGSTAKIPGEPVLESRMADIVKGVCKEKESKDLLPSSPAPAQEEQTHSTVQQPVTSVSSPSQTEAVVLSTVQPDSKPEEVSAQKDVTSHVSPPVSVSPVSAAKPPRTNTTSPSTSASAAPASALQEPRKLSYAEVCQKPPKEPPPVPVQPLREHRANVPPAKNEENGTPEKAPEKAHDKVEGRMKDYSGFRGNGPPRGAAGKIREQRRQFGRRSSPQGAPRRIGKEQYVPPRSPK from the exons ATGTTGTCGGATGTCAATAAAGAGAGGTTGAAGGCAACACTTCTCATGGAG CAGGTAACATCGAAAGGTGCTGGCTTGAACCCTAATGCAAAAGTGTGGCAAGAAGTACCCCAGGGGAGTGGTGAGGCTGTGCCGCCAACAAATGGCGCAGAGCACTCATGGCAAGAAACGGCGGCTGCACAAGGGACTCACACGGAGG GTAACCTAGAGATTTCAGAGGAGAGCTGCAAGCAGTATGAAGTGATGTATTCCCCGTCCTGTGAAGCCACAAGCAATGGCACAGGAGTTGATGAAGCATCTGCAAATGGAATTGTCCTCGCGACTGAAGATCTTGGATACCAAATCTATGAAGTGTCTG GTGAAGGCGGCTCCACTGTGTCCACAGAAGACATCAGAGAATGTTTGAAAAAACAACTTGAATTCTGCTTCTCACG TGAGAATCTTTCGAAGGATCTTTACTTGATGTCTCAAATGGATAGTGATCAGTTTGTTCCAATATGGACAATTGCCAACATGGAAGGTATTAAGAAGCTGACGACTGATATGGACCTTATCCTTGAAGTTTTGAGAT CTTCTCCTATGGTACAAGTGGATGAGAGAGGGGAGAAAGTAAGACCAAACCACAAGCGATGTATTATCATTCTCCGTGAGATCCCTGAAACCACACCTATAGag GAGGTTAAGGccctctttaaaaatgaaaactgccCCAAAGTGATAAGCTGTGAGTTCGCTCACAACAACAACTGGTACGTTACATTCCAGTCGGATACGGATGCGCAGCAG GCATTTAAATACTTAAGGGAAGAAGTGAAAACCTTTCAGGGCAAGCCAGTAATG GCAAGGATAAAAGCCATCAACACATTTTTTGCTAAGAATGGTTACCGGGTAGTGGATTCCAGTGTCTATACTCAGCCGGTTCAAACACAAGCACAGTTTGCCTCACCACTCTTTATGCAGCCTGTATATAGTCCTCAGCAGTACTCTATTTACAGCATCGTGCCTCAGACGTGGTCTCCAAATCCTGCACCTTACTTTGAAACACCGCTG GCCCCCTTTCCTAACGGTGGGTTTGTGAATGGCTTTAATACACCAGGATCATATAAAACAAATGCTGCTTCTTTGAGTATAGGTCGCCCATTCCATAGAAACCG CGTGAAGCCACACTTCCGATCGTCTGCCAGCGCGGAACACGCTGGGGAGGGTCCAGCTGCCGTCAGTCCCATGCCGATGGGGGACGCACCAGTGAACAGAACCAACTCAAGGAATTTTGTTATGGAGCGACATAACAGTACGTTACCTGGGCACCAAGAGCAAGGTTACTCCCAGAAGGATTCTCCCACCGCACAGATGGAGCAGAATGGCGATTATGGCATTGGCAGGGGCAG gAGGAACGTTTTTAGAGGTCGGAGGAGACGAGAAGATGACCGGGTTTCA AGACCTCAGCCTTCAGCAGAAACAAAGACTCAGACACCAAAGTTTGACTTGCTAGCATCAAATTTCCCACCTTTGCCTGGCAGCACAGCAAAAATACCgggagagcctgtgctggagagcAGGATGGCCGATATCGTTAAAGGAGTCTGCAAAGAAAAG gAGAGCAAAGATTTGCTGCCCAGCTCTCCGGCTCCTGCTCAGGAAGAACAGACGCACAGCACTGTCCAACAGCCTGTGACGAGCGTGAGTTCACCAAGTCAGACTGAAGCTGTGGTGTTAAG CACAGTTCAGCCCGACAGCAAACCAGAAGAAGTGTCTGCTCAGAAAGACGTTACAAGCCACGTTTCCCCACCGGTGTCCGTCTCTCCTGTCAGTGCTGCAAAGCCACCAAGGACAAATACCACTTCCCCTTCCACTAGTGCGAGCGCGGCTCCTGCTTCGGCGCTGCAG GAGCCACGCAAGCTAAGTTACGCTGAAGTTTGCCAGAAGCCCCCAAAGGAGCCTCCTCCAGTTCCTGTTCAGCCTCTTAGGGAACATCGCGCCAATGTTCCCCCTGCCAAAAATGAAGAAAACGGCACACCTGAGAAGGCTCCGGAGAAGGCTCATGACAAGGTTGAAGGTCGAATGAAGGATTATTCTGGGTTCCGAGGCAACGGGCCTcccaggggagctgctgggaaaATCAGGGAACAGAGGCGCCAGTTTGGACGCAGATCATCGCCTCAGGGAGCACCTCGACGTATCGGCAAGGAGCAGTACGTGCCACCCCGGTCACCAAAGTAA